AAAATCCAGAAGAGGGCTTGGAAAATTTCACAGAGGTAGCCATCGACGAAGAAGGATTTGCGTACGTGCTGATCACAAAGCTCGATAGCTTTGGCTTGCGGACTGTATCCGAGAGAATCGTGCGAATGTCGCCAGATGGAGAAATCGAACAAGTCGTGTATGAAGATTCCTATGGAGCGAACAGCCCGTACAAGCGAATTGGCAAGGTACGCTCCCTGCAAGTCGCAAAAGATCGTCTTTATTTTTATGTTTATCAACATCCTGAAGTGATTGCCTATCAATTTGTACCCTCTGATTCATCCCCCACACAACTCTATCAAATCCAATTGCCGAATGAAGTATACGTTAATGAAATCACAGGAGTAGACCCGCGTCATACCTATGTCACTACCAAGCGTGGAGAGTTTTTTCAGGTCGATGTTCCCCAAGGAAGCGGAGAAGCTCAAGTAAAAGGTCCGCTCTACATTCACTCCGAACGCTCGGAAACGAATCGTACCGTCCCCGATCATGTCAAAGTGGGGCCAGCAGGTCGTCTTCTTTTCTACAATTCTGATCAAAATGTCATGGAACGCTTCGATCCCGCACATCCAGATGAAATCGCCTTGATGGTGCCTTCCAAAACATTCGAGCAGATCAACTCGAGCGATAGCAGTGCCCTAACGGCGTTTGCTGTAACTCCTAAGTATGACATCGTAGTCGTCACAGATAGTCAACTCGCCTTCCTGGATCAACAAGGAAATGTGATGACCAAGCTCACGGCTCCGTCTGTATCCGAAAGAGACCGCTTGAAGGAATGGGCCTGGTGGATCGGATTGGGTGTGGAAATTCTCCTGTTTGGTGTCATTCAGTTTCTGTTGTTTCGCCTCTTCCGGATTCCGTTGATTATCAAACAAACGATTGTGATCGCCCCACTCATTGTTGTCCCTGTATTCCTTCAACTGGAGGGAACGAAGCTGACCTTCTCGTTTATGGAGCAGGAAAATCAAACCGATCTTCGTCTCCAAGCCTATGTGATTTCTACGCTGATTGAAGGGGACAAGCTGGATGGAATCAACGGGGCCATTGATTACATGAATGCGGACTATCAAGCAGTACAGGCCAACCTGAAAAAACTGGAGGTCCCAGATGATGTGAATGTGAACAGGGGGCTGTATAAAACGATTTACAAATACAAAGATGGCGAATTGTTTCTCATGATGGATGACAATGACAGCGCAGAAGTGTTTGAGAATGTGGCCATTGATGACGAGTTCCGCAGTGTGGTCATGAAACGGGAAATCGTCTCGGGTAAAGCTCAGGATCGGACAGGCTACTGGATGTACGCGATGGCCCCGATATACAACTCTTCAGGCAAGCTATCCGGTGTGTTGGAGCTAGGCAGGGAAATGAACGGGGTCCGCATACAGCACAACGAAATGTCCCGTGAGCTCGGCCGTGGCGCTGCGCTGGTCTGGTCGATTTGTGCGAGTCTATTTTTCCTTTTCTCGTGGCTGACATACCGAAACATCCGCAATCTCCAAACGAACGTCTCCCATATGGGAAAAGGCGACTACAGTGTAGTGGCCAGGGTTCGCTCCATGGATGAAATTCAAAAGCTGGCAGAAAGCTTCAACCAAATGGCGAAGCGCATTCGTCAGTACATCTCGAATATCACGAGGATGAGCGAGGCGAACAATCGCTTTGTGCCGCAGCAGTTTATCCATTTTCTCGGGAAGGAAAGCATACTCGACGTAGAGCTGGGCGATCAGGTGGAGCGGGAAATGGCGATTATGCGGATGAGTCTGCAATCGTTTCATGCCATCTCTCATCGTCTGCGACCAGAGACGACCTTCCGTGTCATCAATGCGTTTCTCAAGCGGTTTGCTCCGATTGTGAACGAGAATCAAGGAATGATTACCGAATATCTCGATCCCGGGGTGCTTGCTGTCTATCCAAGAGAGGCAAAAGATGCGTTGGATGCGGCGGTACAGATGCGCCGTACGTTAGCAGACTATAACGAGCAACGGGCGGAAAAAGGATACGATCCGATTGAATTACGGGTTGCGCTGCATCATGGTTCGCTGATGCTAGGGATTATTGGCGAGGCGACGCGTCTGGAGGCTGCGATCATATCGGATCATGTCCGCATGGTGGAGAAAATGGAAAAGATGGCGGAAACGCTCGGGGTCAGCATCCTGATGTCCGATTCGCTGTTTGCCGAGATGGGAGAGAGCACGCCGTACCGATATCGTGATTTAGGCTGGGTGCATATTGAGGGAGAGGCTCAGCCGATGCATTTGTACGACGTGTACGAGGGGGACGCTGAGCAGATTCGTGCGCACAAGGAGGAGACGAAGGAATTGTTTGAGCAAGCAATTGCGATGTATCAGAATGGGAGGTTTCACGATGCACGCTCCGCTTTTCTGTCCGTCATTAAGCAAAACCGTTGGGATCAGGCGGCGCGGCAGTATTTCTACTTATGTGACGAATACGCGCAAAAAGGAGCCGAACAAGATTGGTCTGGCGAATTGAAAATATCGTAGGAGCGGTGAAAAAGCGAGATGACTAGTCCCGAACCGAATCACAACCAGTGGAACTATTACGAAGAGATGCTTCGATGGCTGGATATTCATCTGATGCGCTTGTTGGCCGTGCAAGCACAGCAGGGGGATGATTATCCGCTTGATCAAATGAGGGGGGTGATTGTCACAGAGGAAGAAGTCGTACAATTGCTCGAGGCAGCCCCGCCAGCAACACAGCTATGGGAAGCCTTCACAGAGCGGCTGGTCGCATGCGAGGAACGACTTCATGCCCTGCACATGCAAGAAGCGGGTAGCGTACCGATTCTGGAAGTGGCAGACGCTTTTTCACTCAATTACTTCGAGCTGGGCTGTTTATTTCTTTGCCTGGCCGTCGAGCTGGATCGGAAGTACGAAAAGCTGTTTGGCTACCTCCTCGATGATATTACGTGCAAGTCACCTACTCCCGAATTGGCGATGCAGCTATTTTGTCGGACAGCGACCGAGAGAATAGAGGTCTGGACAGCGTTTGCGCAAAAAAGCAAGCTGGGACGACTGCTGCTTTTTACCGAGGGGGATATGGGTGGCAGCGGCTCATGGCTCTCTCGGCCGTTAAAGCTGGATGAACGTATGCTGCACTTTTTGACGACAAGGGATGGAGGTGATGCCCGTCTGCCGCCTTGGCTATCCTGGAGCTTGCCAGGTCAAGATTTGGAACCCTTGGTAGGGGAGCGCGCGTTTCATTTGCAGGAGCGCTTTGAAAACTTGTGGGAAACGGCAGGAGCAGATACAGAGCGGCTTCTCCTGCATTTGCACGGTCCGACTGGCGTTGGTAAAAGGCATCGAGTCAAGCATCTGTTTCATCGCGTCAGGCGACCGATACTGTTCGTCGATGCAGAGCGCTTGATCCGCGAGGAAGCTTTTTCACGAAGATTACAGCAGGTATTGCGGGAGGTACAGCTGCGTCGGGGTGTGCTGTGCTTGCATCAGTTCGAGGTTTTTCTGACAGAAGAGGTCCAAACAGTTGGGCGCAAGCAGCTGGTGATGGATGAACTCGAAAGCTTTTCAGGCCCCATTGCCATTGTAGCGAAAAGTCAATGGAAGCCGGAAAGCGCTCTGGGGAAGCGGATTTGGCTGGAAATGGAGGTGCCTAGTCCAGATGAAACGGAAAGGAGGCGATTATGGGAGACGGGCCGTGTAGGCATGAGCTTATCTCAGGAGATTGACATAGGCGTTTTGGCAGGGAAATTCAAGCTGAATGCCGGGCAAATCAACCAGGCGCTGCACAGAGCAAATGAGATGGCGATGCAGACGAAAGACAGGATCATTACGAAAACGCATCTCCATGAAGCTTGCTTCCTGCAAATGAGGCATGGGCTAGAAAAGCACGCCTCTCGTTTGAGTCCCAAATACAGCTGGGAAGATCTGATTTTGCCTGAGGAGCAACTGACTTTGTTGCGGAACGCCTGCAATCAGGTGACCTATCGCAATGTTGTTTTGGGAGAGTGGGGATTTGGGAGAAAACTCTCTTATGGTACGGGCGTCAGCATGTTGTTTGCAGGTCCTCCGGGTACGGGCAAGACGATGTCGGCTGAAGTTGTCGCAAATGAATTGGGTCTGGAACTTTTTAAAATTGACCTGTCGCAGGTGATCAGCAAGTACATTGGGGAGACGGAAAAAAACCTCCACCACATTTTCTCAGAAGCGAGAATCGGCAATGCCATCCTCTTCTTCGATGAAGCCGATGCCCTTTTTGGCAAGCGCTCAGAAGTGAAAGATTCGCATGACAAATACGCAAATGTGGAAACGGCCTACTTGCTGCAAAAGATGGAGGAGTATGAGGGGGTCTCCATTTTGGCAACGAATCTCCTGCAAAATTTTGACGAGGCCTTCATGCGTAGAATCAACTACGTGGTCAAGTTTCCTTTTCCCGAACCATGCTATCGCGAAGAGATATGGCGTAGCATGTTCCCGGCCGATACACCGCGAGCTGCTGACATCGATTTTGAGTTTCTCGCGTCCAAGCTGCACATTGCGGGGGGCGGGATCAAAAATGTGGTTCTCGCTGCCTCTTATTTGGCTGCATCGGAAGGCACGCGCGTTTCCATGCGTCATTTGATTGCGGCTGCAAAGCAGGAGTTAAAAAAGACGGGTAAGCTGCTATTGAAAGAGGATTTGGGGGAGTATGCCAACAGGTAGTGCGTATTGGAGGGATTCGTAATTTTACAAAATTAGATAAAAAATTCATGCAAAACCATTAATTTCAATGTTATGATAAGTATATTCTGTCAAATAATGTCGAGGTGAACGGGTATCAGCCAGTACACCGCCATTGCTGAAGTAGGAGAGACGCTACTCGCTCTTTTGCGAAAAGAGATGACGCCGGAGCCGATTAGCCAACCTGAGCTGATTGGTCTAAGCTCGCCTGCTCAGCCAGGAGATTTGGCGTTAGCCTTGTTTTTATACGAAATCCGGGAAAGTCAGGAGAGGCAGCACATGATGATCAGTGAAGGTACTGATCAGTTGCGATATCCCCCAATGACGGTCAATCTATCCTACATATTGACCGCCCATTCCCCAGCAGAACAGCATACCCGCATGCAAGACGAGCACCGCATCCTCGGGCGTGCCATGCAGGTTCTCTACGACAACGCCATTTTACGTGGCGATCAGCTTCAAGGCTCCCTAGCAAACATGGATACAGAGCTTCGTGTCGTCGTGGAGCAGCCTCCCGTTGATAAACTCATCCAACTCTTTCCACATGTTCCGTACAAGCTATCCATCGGCTACTCGGTAGGGCCAGTTCATATCGATTCCACCCGAGTGCGTTCAACGAAGCGCGTGTTGGAACGGGATATTCGCATACGAGGGGAAGGTCATGGTTAATGGATCAGCATTTCCAGGTGCGCATTCGTTCCGTACTCTCGTATGCCGTCCGTCTGGTGGACATGTATACAAGAGGAACCCCTTTTGGCTCGAGCTTGTCTGTTCGCTTGGCGAATCATCCACAAGTGCCTGTATGCAAAGGGGATGGATGGTATATCTTTACGGACTTGCCTGATGGGATTTACACGCTCACCATAAGCAGCCTGGAGTATATGGATCAGTCCGTTTCTTTCTCGACCACTGGGAGCACATCTTACTCCGAACGAATCATTTACTTGCATCCGAGTCCAACCTATCCATTCAAGGTAGGAGACTTCCTTGTTCGAGGGAGAGCTTGCGTGGAGGATGGTTCCCCAGCTGAAGGAGCCTATGTGCAAGCCGTCATCTCGTATGAGCGAGATGCTCCGGTGAGATTGGCCGAGGATGCTGACAAAGAGGCCACGGAGCTAATCGTAGCCAGTAAAAAAGGTCAAGTCGATTTGGCTGACGCTTTTCTTCTCGAAACACCCACATGCAAAGGGACGATCATTCGTTTTGCAGGTCCCCCAAGTGGTCGGGTTTATCCCTTGACCGAACCTCTTTCTTTTGCCTACCCAAGAGGCACTGTCTTACTCCCACTGCTCGAAACGAACTGCGACGACAGAGGAGAATTCGTAGTTGCCCTTCCGTTGTTTCTAGAAAAAACTCATGCGCGTATGAAAATTGAAGTGCGGCAGGAAGAAGCCGCTGGTTTTGCCGAGCTTTCCATTCAAGCCGGTACGAACCACTCCATAGGTATCATCCAAATGAACAGACCCAAATAGGGTGATCCGGCAGTTGTTTGGTGTCGGTCCAAGACATCCTGCTGCCTGATTATAGAGCAAGCCTCACGTATCAAATCGGATTTTTCCAAAAGTGGCGAAGCAAGTGATGAAATTAATCGGAGGGAGGGACTGATTGCAGGTTTCTGCTGCTGATACATGCGGAACCCTCCAATCAGGTTACGATGCCAGAGTACTTATCACCAGGGGTGTATGTCGAGGAGTTTGATAGCGGCCCCGTTCCCATGGAGGGAGCGAGTACGAGCACGGCCGGTTTTATCGGGCTAGCACAAAAAGGACCCGTTGCGGGATTGCCTGAGCTGATTACAGGTGTCAATGATTTCCGCAAGTTGTTCGGTTCCTATTTGTCTGAGAACGCGTTTGGCGAATACCGTTATCTCGCCTATGCGGTAGATCACTTCTTTCTGAATGGAGGCTCCCGTTGCTATGTGATGCGGGTAGCGCCAGCAGATGCGAAGCCAGCTTCCAATGAAGGCAACAGCGAAGGAGCTGTCCTTCGGATTATGGCAAAAAACCCGGGGGCTTGGGGAAATCAGGTTCGTGTAAATCTGATTCCGTCGAGCAAGGCAAAAACGCAGATTTACGAGCAGCTAGGTGATGCTCCTAAGTACCGTGTGAAAAATAGTGCAGGCTTTCAACCAGGTGATGTCGTTTCTTTCTCTGACGGTGAAACCAAGCAGTACAGCGAAGTGGTTTCTTCCCAAGACAATGTGATCGAGCTGTCAGCCGTGCTTACAGGAGACGTCATCGATAACAATCTGCTGCCGGTCAAAATTTTGTCCACATGCGAATTCACGGTGCAAGTCTTCTACAACGATGAGGCCGAAGAGTTCGACAAATGCTCGCTCAATGTCTCTGCTGCCAATCATGTCAGCAAGCTGCTAGCCAAAAGCAATATCGTAGAGG
The window above is part of the Brevibacillus antibioticus genome. Proteins encoded here:
- a CDS encoding carboxypeptidase-like regulatory domain-containing protein; protein product: MDQHFQVRIRSVLSYAVRLVDMYTRGTPFGSSLSVRLANHPQVPVCKGDGWYIFTDLPDGIYTLTISSLEYMDQSVSFSTTGSTSYSERIIYLHPSPTYPFKVGDFLVRGRACVEDGSPAEGAYVQAVISYERDAPVRLAEDADKEATELIVASKKGQVDLADAFLLETPTCKGTIIRFAGPPSGRVYPLTEPLSFAYPRGTVLLPLLETNCDDRGEFVVALPLFLEKTHARMKIEVRQEEAAGFAELSIQAGTNHSIGIIQMNRPK
- a CDS encoding DUF4255 domain-containing protein, which encodes MAEVGETLLALLRKEMTPEPISQPELIGLSSPAQPGDLALALFLYEIRESQERQHMMISEGTDQLRYPPMTVNLSYILTAHSPAEQHTRMQDEHRILGRAMQVLYDNAILRGDQLQGSLANMDTELRVVVEQPPVDKLIQLFPHVPYKLSIGYSVGPVHIDSTRVRSTKRVLERDIRIRGEGHG
- a CDS encoding ATP-binding protein, with the protein product MTSPEPNHNQWNYYEEMLRWLDIHLMRLLAVQAQQGDDYPLDQMRGVIVTEEEVVQLLEAAPPATQLWEAFTERLVACEERLHALHMQEAGSVPILEVADAFSLNYFELGCLFLCLAVELDRKYEKLFGYLLDDITCKSPTPELAMQLFCRTATERIEVWTAFAQKSKLGRLLLFTEGDMGGSGSWLSRPLKLDERMLHFLTTRDGGDARLPPWLSWSLPGQDLEPLVGERAFHLQERFENLWETAGADTERLLLHLHGPTGVGKRHRVKHLFHRVRRPILFVDAERLIREEAFSRRLQQVLREVQLRRGVLCLHQFEVFLTEEVQTVGRKQLVMDELESFSGPIAIVAKSQWKPESALGKRIWLEMEVPSPDETERRRLWETGRVGMSLSQEIDIGVLAGKFKLNAGQINQALHRANEMAMQTKDRIITKTHLHEACFLQMRHGLEKHASRLSPKYSWEDLILPEEQLTLLRNACNQVTYRNVVLGEWGFGRKLSYGTGVSMLFAGPPGTGKTMSAEVVANELGLELFKIDLSQVISKYIGETEKNLHHIFSEARIGNAILFFDEADALFGKRSEVKDSHDKYANVETAYLLQKMEEYEGVSILATNLLQNFDEAFMRRINYVVKFPFPEPCYREEIWRSMFPADTPRAADIDFEFLASKLHIAGGGIKNVVLAASYLAASEGTRVSMRHLIAAAKQELKKTGKLLLKEDLGEYANR
- a CDS encoding adenylate/guanylate cyclase domain-containing protein; the protein is MGNNKKYSWLTGLLIVFVGIGLLLAWNMDRSGKQDEPFQGINSIAVNSQKDVVLITDGHQKLTTLYPDRTLRYQQVLEQNPEEGLENFTEVAIDEEGFAYVLITKLDSFGLRTVSERIVRMSPDGEIEQVVYEDSYGANSPYKRIGKVRSLQVAKDRLYFYVYQHPEVIAYQFVPSDSSPTQLYQIQLPNEVYVNEITGVDPRHTYVTTKRGEFFQVDVPQGSGEAQVKGPLYIHSERSETNRTVPDHVKVGPAGRLLFYNSDQNVMERFDPAHPDEIALMVPSKTFEQINSSDSSALTAFAVTPKYDIVVVTDSQLAFLDQQGNVMTKLTAPSVSERDRLKEWAWWIGLGVEILLFGVIQFLLFRLFRIPLIIKQTIVIAPLIVVPVFLQLEGTKLTFSFMEQENQTDLRLQAYVISTLIEGDKLDGINGAIDYMNADYQAVQANLKKLEVPDDVNVNRGLYKTIYKYKDGELFLMMDDNDSAEVFENVAIDDEFRSVVMKREIVSGKAQDRTGYWMYAMAPIYNSSGKLSGVLELGREMNGVRIQHNEMSRELGRGAALVWSICASLFFLFSWLTYRNIRNLQTNVSHMGKGDYSVVARVRSMDEIQKLAESFNQMAKRIRQYISNITRMSEANNRFVPQQFIHFLGKESILDVELGDQVEREMAIMRMSLQSFHAISHRLRPETTFRVINAFLKRFAPIVNENQGMITEYLDPGVLAVYPREAKDALDAAVQMRRTLADYNEQRAEKGYDPIELRVALHHGSLMLGIIGEATRLEAAIISDHVRMVEKMEKMAETLGVSILMSDSLFAEMGESTPYRYRDLGWVHIEGEAQPMHLYDVYEGDAEQIRAHKEETKELFEQAIAMYQNGRFHDARSAFLSVIKQNRWDQAARQYFYLCDEYAQKGAEQDWSGELKIS